The following are encoded in a window of Ruminiclostridium herbifermentans genomic DNA:
- a CDS encoding type II secretion system protein F codes for MKNVTQNISDGIEKSIFNTIHTETFLKNIPQQIISYIFQLQDAILSNKLYLSMVLVGAFLILLGLYVSIYKKSFSKNKKQLRLANIHRYIKYIEFITNRFPLKVLSNKLSESISYFMLETVMQRGIVALLSIVLPFSGVLLYLLISGGLNLWYTRFFALSLCIMLPYYIFTLVVDYMKYNIRLKIPLLIDSFRSSFMMNYRIRPALQECGKRTNKALGRIILRASDSSDLNESLCTIRDKVNDTWFNIFVLLILNYRKNGGELIAQLYKLSRSITRYNNIEKKKNKRLIWYEVFVILTSIFSLPAIILLNKMLLGLSAWSYYDTTAAFTKVMIFSVMALVIVRTLRRM; via the coding sequence ATGAAAAATGTAACTCAAAATATTTCAGATGGTATTGAAAAAAGTATTTTCAATACCATACATACAGAAACCTTTCTCAAGAACATACCTCAACAAATAATATCATATATTTTTCAGCTGCAAGATGCTATATTAAGCAATAAGCTTTACCTGTCAATGGTTTTAGTTGGCGCATTTCTGATTTTATTAGGATTATATGTTTCTATATATAAAAAGTCATTTTCAAAAAATAAAAAGCAGTTAAGATTAGCTAATATTCATAGATATATAAAATATATTGAATTTATTACAAATAGGTTCCCACTAAAAGTACTCTCTAACAAGCTTAGTGAATCAATTTCCTATTTTATGTTGGAGACCGTTATGCAGCGAGGTATAGTTGCTCTTTTATCGATAGTGCTGCCTTTCTCAGGAGTTCTCTTATATTTATTGATAAGCGGAGGACTGAATCTTTGGTATACAAGGTTTTTTGCTTTGTCTCTTTGCATAATGCTGCCCTATTACATATTTACATTGGTAGTAGACTATATGAAATATAATATTAGATTAAAAATTCCGTTACTTATTGATAGCTTTCGTAGTTCCTTTATGATGAATTATAGGATTAGGCCTGCGCTGCAAGAATGTGGTAAGAGAACAAATAAAGCTTTAGGAAGGATAATTCTAAGAGCATCAGACAGCAGTGATTTAAACGAAAGCCTATGTACAATCAGAGATAAAGTTAATGACACTTGGTTCAATATATTTGTTTTGCTTATTTTAAATTATAGGAAAAATGGTGGGGAGCTTATTGCACAGCTTTATAAGTTGAGCAGAAGTATTACAAGATACAATAATATTGAAAAGAAGAAAAATAAAAGACTCATATGGTATGAAGTTTTTGTAATACTTACAAGTATTTTCAGCCTTCCGGCAATTATATTACTTAATAAAATGCTTTTAGGGCTTAGTGCTTGGTCTTACTATGATACAACTGCTGCATTTACAAAAGTAATGATATTTTCAGTAATGGCATTAGTAATCGTGAGAACTCTGAGAAGAATGTAA
- a CDS encoding radical SAM/SPASM domain-containing protein produces the protein MKNHKKEKYKKVYIEITNICNLNCNFCPSTKRQLKYMKKQEFLHVISQVRPFTDYIYFHLMGEPLLNPELEDFLEICKNTGLQVNLTTNGTLLKKNTDILLNAPALRKVSISLHSFEANDTQLDMQEYLDDTINFAKEASKMGIICELRLWNGDSEGIIACNKLNSHIFDIIERTFNIDYSLQAALRQSNNIKLQDKLFLHLAQKFEWPDMDSEIIDEGVFCYGLRDQFGILVDGTVVPCCLDNEGNIPLGNIFNDTLSNILNSERAKKIYAGFTARTAVEELCKKCGYAKRHKR, from the coding sequence ATGAAAAATCATAAAAAGGAAAAATACAAAAAGGTTTATATTGAGATAACAAATATTTGTAATTTAAACTGTAATTTTTGTCCTTCTACAAAAAGGCAGTTAAAATATATGAAAAAACAAGAATTTTTACATGTTATATCTCAAGTGAGACCATTTACAGATTATATATATTTTCATTTGATGGGAGAACCGCTACTCAATCCGGAACTGGAAGATTTTCTTGAGATTTGTAAAAACACTGGTCTTCAGGTGAATTTAACTACAAACGGAACGTTGCTAAAAAAGAATACCGACATATTGCTTAATGCGCCGGCACTTAGGAAGGTGAGTATTTCTCTGCACAGCTTTGAAGCAAATGATACTCAGTTAGATATGCAAGAATATTTGGATGATACAATTAATTTTGCAAAAGAGGCAAGTAAAATGGGTATAATTTGTGAACTGAGACTTTGGAATGGAGATAGCGAAGGAATCATTGCCTGCAACAAATTGAATTCACATATATTTGATATTATAGAACGAACTTTTAATATAGACTATAGTCTGCAAGCTGCTTTGAGGCAAAGTAATAACATTAAGTTGCAGGACAAGCTTTTTTTACATTTAGCACAAAAATTTGAATGGCCTGATATGGATAGTGAAATAATTGATGAAGGAGTATTTTGCTATGGCCTGCGAGATCAGTTTGGGATTCTGGTTGATGGTACAGTTGTGCCATGTTGCTTAGATAACGAAGGGAATATTCCTTTAGGCAATATTTTTAATGATACTCTTAGTAATATATTAAATTCCGAAAGAGCAAAAAAAATATATGCTGGCTTTACCGCAAGGACTGCAGTTGAAGAACTATGTAAAAAGTGCGGATATGCTAAGAGGCATAAGAGATAA
- a CDS encoding ABC-F family ATP-binding cassette domain-containing protein, whose translation MNILSAEDISKSYSEKILFNNISLGISDGDKIGLIGINGTGKSTLLKVLAGLENTDTGRIIKGNSVRIGYLEQSPSFEPGTTVLEQVFAGPTPIMQLLREYQLVLRKSEQNPEDSNLQKQLLGLMNKMDSLNAWSIESEAKTILTKLGIDDFNADVATLSGGQRKRIAMAGALINPTELLILDEPTNHIDNDSVDWLEKYLNTRKGALLMVTHDRYFLERVANRIIELDHGKLYSYQANYSKFLEMKAEREELMQASERKRQNLLRNELEWIRRGAQARSTKQKARIERFEKLQEIESPIQDDNVEIQVGASRLGRKIIEIENIQKAYGENRVINDFSYILLRDDRIGIIGKNGIGKSTLLGIITGQIKPDKGKVEVGDTVKIGFFTQENVDMDQNLRVIDYIKQVAENIETKNGSISASQMLERFLFPPNVQWTPISKLSGGEKRRLYLLKILMGAPNILLLDEPTNDLDIQTLTILESYLDEFSGAVIAVSHDRYFLDRIATKIFSFEGDGNIKKYSGNYSDYREYVMNQVQSEEIPKKTADVKQDSNSQNKVDRHGQKERPLKFTFKEQKEFEEIDSIIANQESQLKKIQEEIDKASSDFEKLQELLAKQQQLEEQLEYSMERWTYLYELADKIEKSKIGKNKGE comes from the coding sequence TTGAATATTTTATCTGCGGAAGACATTTCAAAGAGTTATAGTGAAAAAATTCTATTTAATAATATATCATTAGGAATTAGTGATGGGGACAAAATAGGTCTCATTGGTATAAATGGAACAGGAAAAAGTACTTTGTTAAAGGTTCTTGCAGGGTTAGAGAATACTGACACAGGAAGAATAATAAAAGGGAATAGTGTAAGAATAGGTTATCTTGAACAGAGTCCTTCCTTTGAACCTGGGACAACTGTGCTTGAACAAGTTTTTGCAGGACCTACGCCTATTATGCAGCTACTACGTGAGTACCAGCTTGTGCTAAGAAAGAGCGAACAAAACCCAGAAGATAGTAATTTGCAAAAGCAATTATTAGGATTAATGAACAAGATGGACAGTTTAAATGCGTGGTCAATAGAAAGCGAAGCAAAAACCATTCTTACAAAATTAGGTATAGATGATTTTAATGCTGATGTGGCAACGCTGTCAGGAGGTCAGAGAAAGCGTATAGCAATGGCTGGAGCGTTGATTAATCCAACAGAATTACTAATATTAGATGAACCTACCAACCATATTGACAATGACTCTGTAGATTGGCTGGAAAAATACTTAAACACCAGAAAAGGTGCTCTTCTTATGGTAACCCATGATAGATATTTCCTTGAAAGAGTCGCAAATAGGATTATTGAACTTGACCATGGAAAGCTATACAGTTATCAAGCTAATTATAGTAAGTTTCTTGAGATGAAGGCCGAGCGCGAAGAACTTATGCAAGCATCTGAAAGAAAACGTCAGAATTTACTCCGAAATGAACTTGAATGGATAAGGAGAGGTGCTCAAGCTCGTTCTACAAAGCAAAAGGCTCGAATAGAGAGATTTGAAAAATTACAGGAAATTGAATCGCCAATACAGGATGACAATGTAGAAATTCAAGTGGGAGCTTCAAGATTAGGAAGAAAAATTATAGAGATTGAAAACATACAAAAGGCTTATGGTGAAAATAGGGTTATAAATGATTTTAGTTATATACTGCTAAGAGATGACAGAATAGGTATAATTGGGAAAAACGGAATAGGTAAATCAACACTACTTGGAATAATTACAGGTCAAATTAAGCCTGATAAGGGTAAGGTTGAAGTTGGGGATACGGTTAAGATTGGATTTTTCACTCAAGAAAATGTGGACATGGATCAAAATCTTAGAGTTATAGATTACATCAAGCAGGTTGCTGAAAATATCGAAACAAAGAACGGAAGTATTAGCGCATCTCAGATGTTGGAGAGATTTTTATTTCCGCCTAATGTTCAGTGGACACCTATATCAAAGCTTTCAGGTGGAGAGAAAAGAAGGTTGTATCTGCTGAAAATTCTTATGGGAGCACCTAATATTCTGTTATTAGACGAGCCTACAAATGATTTAGATATTCAGACCTTGACTATATTAGAGAGTTATCTTGATGAATTTTCAGGAGCAGTAATAGCTGTATCCCATGATAGATACTTCTTAGATAGAATAGCAACAAAGATATTTTCCTTTGAAGGTGACGGAAATATAAAAAAATATTCCGGAAATTATTCAGATTATCGTGAGTATGTGATGAACCAAGTCCAATCAGAGGAAATACCTAAAAAAACTGCTGACGTTAAGCAGGACAGTAACTCACAAAACAAAGTTGATAGACATGGACAGAAAGAGAGACCGCTTAAGTTTACTTTTAAAGAACAAAAGGAATTTGAAGAAATAGATAGTATTATAGCAAATCAGGAAAGCCAGTTAAAAAAGATACAAGAAGAGATTGATAAGGCATCTAGCGATTTTGAAAAGCTTCAAGAGTTATTGGCAAAACAGCAGCAATTGGAGGAACAACTGGAATATTCAATGGAACGCTGGACATACTTATATGAATTAGCTGATAAAATAGAAAAAAGCAAAATTGGCAAAAACAAAGGAGAATAA
- a CDS encoding AraC family transcriptional regulator, which yields MESTTLPKSWEGILDSASFIPITSMKSIERYRDTRWTKGLSIHETFEMVYIKSGEGLFEIGDQSLEVGSNDIVIIKPHQHHQLTAKSDHGCDFIVLYFKFVNKAHKDLSETSLADFINYVSGKASGAFINLKVSQKNDIIGLLNRILKEKASDQLGSELLNYLMLMELFVLISRALKAEWENSIKNKSPKIKELIQSAIQFVQNNYEREISITDIARYVFLSPSYFTRAFKEETGFSPMQYLLNIRIKRSCELLEETDLKVADIAHSVGFSNQQRFNDIFKKQMKMTPMQYRNTSKNIQN from the coding sequence TTGGAATCAACAACTTTACCAAAGTCATGGGAGGGTATTTTAGACTCGGCAAGTTTCATACCAATTACAAGCATGAAGTCTATTGAGCGCTATCGTGATACACGTTGGACAAAGGGACTTAGCATTCACGAAACATTTGAGATGGTTTACATTAAGTCGGGTGAAGGCTTGTTCGAAATTGGAGATCAGAGTCTTGAAGTTGGGTCAAATGATATAGTTATAATTAAGCCTCATCAGCATCATCAACTGACTGCAAAGTCAGATCATGGCTGTGACTTCATTGTATTATATTTTAAGTTTGTAAATAAGGCTCACAAAGATTTATCAGAGACTTCACTGGCTGATTTTATTAACTATGTAAGCGGTAAAGCTTCAGGAGCATTTATAAATCTTAAGGTAAGTCAAAAAAATGATATTATAGGGCTGCTAAATAGAATATTGAAGGAAAAAGCAAGTGATCAGCTAGGTAGTGAGTTGCTTAATTATTTAATGCTGATGGAATTATTTGTGCTCATATCTAGAGCATTGAAGGCTGAATGGGAAAATAGCATCAAAAATAAAAGCCCCAAAATAAAGGAACTTATACAATCAGCTATACAATTTGTTCAAAATAATTATGAAAGAGAAATATCTATTACTGATATAGCGAGGTATGTTTTTCTTAGCCCAAGTTACTTTACAAGAGCATTTAAGGAAGAAACAGGTTTTAGTCCAATGCAGTATCTCTTAAATATTAGAATTAAACGTTCTTGTGAACTGCTTGAGGAAACTGATTTAAAAGTGGCAGATATAGCACACAGCGTTGGATTTTCAAACCAGCAGAGATTCAATGATATATTCAAAAAGCAGATGAAAATGACTCCTATGCAGTATAGAAATACGTCAAAAAACATTCAAAATTAA
- the leuC gene encoding 3-isopropylmalate dehydratase large subunit has translation MGMTMTQKILAAHAGMGSVRAGQLIKAKLDMVLGNDITTPVAIKEFDKIGLDKVFDINKIAIVPDHFTPNKDIKSAEQVKLCREFSKRMGIVNFFEVGQMGVEHALLPEKGLVVPGDVVIGADSHTCTYGALGAFSTGIGSTDMAAGMATGEAWFKVPEAIKFVLKGKPRKWVGGKDVILHIIGMIGVDGALYKSMEFTGDGCRELSMDDRFTIANMAIEAGAKNGIFEVDEKTIEYVKEHSTRSYTAYKADEDAEYSAVYEIDLDTIKPTVAFPHLPENARTIDNVGDIKINQVVIGSCTNGRIEDMRIAAEVLKGRKVHEDVRCIIIPATQKIWKQAMNEGLFDIFIDSGAAVSTPTCGPCLGGHMGILAKGERAVSTTNRNFVGRMGHPESEVYLASPAVAAASAVLGKIAGPEDLDK, from the coding sequence ATGGGAATGACGATGACACAAAAAATTCTTGCGGCTCACGCAGGGATGGGATCGGTTAGGGCAGGACAACTTATTAAAGCAAAACTAGATATGGTTTTAGGAAACGATATTACTACTCCAGTGGCTATTAAGGAATTTGATAAAATAGGACTGGATAAGGTGTTTGATATAAATAAGATTGCAATAGTTCCTGACCACTTTACACCAAATAAAGACATAAAGTCAGCAGAGCAGGTAAAGCTTTGCAGAGAGTTTTCAAAGAGAATGGGAATTGTAAACTTTTTTGAAGTTGGACAAATGGGTGTAGAACATGCACTGCTTCCTGAAAAGGGACTTGTTGTGCCAGGAGATGTAGTTATTGGAGCAGATTCGCACACTTGTACCTATGGTGCATTGGGTGCATTTTCTACAGGAATTGGAAGCACTGATATGGCAGCAGGAATGGCAACTGGAGAAGCATGGTTCAAGGTTCCTGAGGCAATAAAATTTGTGTTGAAGGGAAAACCTCGCAAATGGGTTGGAGGAAAAGATGTAATTCTTCACATTATTGGAATGATAGGAGTAGACGGAGCACTATATAAATCAATGGAGTTTACTGGTGACGGCTGCCGTGAACTTTCTATGGATGATAGGTTTACAATTGCTAACATGGCAATTGAGGCAGGTGCTAAAAATGGTATATTTGAAGTAGATGAAAAGACTATAGAATATGTAAAAGAACATTCAACAAGAAGTTATACAGCTTATAAAGCAGATGAGGATGCGGAATATAGTGCGGTTTATGAAATTGATTTAGATACTATTAAACCAACAGTTGCATTCCCGCATCTTCCTGAAAATGCTCGTACAATAGATAATGTTGGAGATATTAAAATAAATCAGGTAGTAATTGGTTCATGTACAAATGGAAGAATTGAAGATATGAGAATTGCTGCGGAAGTATTGAAGGGAAGAAAGGTACATGAAGATGTACGCTGTATCATTATTCCTGCTACTCAAAAGATTTGGAAACAAGCTATGAATGAGGGCTTATTTGATATATTCATTGATTCTGGAGCGGCTGTAAGTACACCTACATGCGGACCATGTCTTGGAGGGCATATGGGTATTCTTGCAAAAGGAGAAAGAGCAGTTTCTACTACAAACAGAAATTTTGTTGGACGTATGGGACACCCCGAAAGTGAAGTTTACTTAGCAAGCCCTGCTGTAGCAGCTGCATCTGCAGTTTTAGGAAAAATTGCTGGACCTGAAGATTTGGACAAATAA
- the leuD gene encoding 3-isopropylmalate dehydratase small subunit yields MNAKGKVIKYGDNVDTDVIIPARYLNTSDPAELASHCMEDLDDKFTSRVQKGDVMVAGKNFGCGSSREHAPISIKASGISCVIAETFARIFYRNAINIGLPIIECPEAAIDISDGDEVEVDFDNGSIKNLTTGKTYQGQPFPEFMQEIISADGLINYIKQAK; encoded by the coding sequence ATGAATGCTAAAGGTAAAGTTATAAAATATGGAGATAACGTTGATACAGATGTAATTATACCTGCAAGATATTTAAATACATCAGACCCTGCAGAATTGGCAAGTCATTGTATGGAGGATTTAGATGATAAATTCACATCAAGAGTTCAGAAGGGTGACGTAATGGTGGCTGGAAAGAATTTTGGCTGCGGTTCATCTAGGGAGCATGCTCCAATTTCTATAAAAGCATCAGGGATATCTTGCGTTATTGCTGAGACTTTTGCTAGGATTTTTTATAGAAATGCAATTAATATAGGACTTCCTATTATTGAATGTCCTGAAGCAGCAATAGATATAAGTGATGGTGATGAGGTGGAAGTTGATTTCGACAATGGAAGCATCAAGAACCTTACAACAGGTAAAACCTATCAAGGTCAGCCATTCCCAGAGTTTATGCAGGAAATAATTTCTGCGGATGGATTGATTAATTATATTAAACAAGCTAAATAA
- the leuB gene encoding 3-isopropylmalate dehydrogenase, with the protein MNYKITVLPGDGIGPDIVSEALEVLKVIGKKYGHSFELTEADLGGIAIDKHGVPLPQSTIDACKSSDAVLLGAVGGPKWDTVPGNLRPEAGLLGIRAALGLYANLRPAIIYNALKDASPLKSDIISNGIDIMVIRELTGGIYFGKRGRLETDGVEAAYDTEMYNRTEIERIAKVGFDTAMKRGKRLMSVDKANVLESSRFWRQVVEEVAKEYPEVALSHMYVDNAAMQLVRNPAQFDVVLTSNIFGDILSDEASMITGSIGMLPSASLGATKLGLYEPIHGSAPDIAGQDKANPIATILSVAMMLRYSFDLPEEAGAIEKAVVSVLDNGYRTVDIASAGTTVVGTKEMGRVIREAIK; encoded by the coding sequence ATGAATTATAAGATTACAGTATTGCCGGGAGACGGCATAGGTCCGGATATAGTTTCAGAAGCTTTAGAAGTGCTCAAGGTAATTGGCAAAAAATATGGGCATAGCTTTGAACTTACTGAAGCTGACCTTGGAGGAATTGCAATAGACAAACATGGTGTTCCACTCCCACAGTCTACGATAGATGCTTGTAAAAGCAGTGATGCTGTATTATTGGGTGCAGTTGGTGGGCCTAAATGGGATACAGTTCCTGGAAATCTAAGACCTGAAGCTGGTTTGCTTGGTATCAGAGCGGCTTTGGGATTATATGCAAATCTAAGACCAGCCATTATTTACAATGCTTTGAAGGATGCTTCTCCGCTGAAATCAGATATAATTAGTAATGGAATTGACATAATGGTTATTCGTGAGTTAACTGGTGGAATTTATTTTGGTAAAAGAGGCAGACTTGAAACAGATGGTGTAGAAGCTGCTTATGATACTGAAATGTATAATAGAACAGAAATAGAGAGAATTGCTAAAGTTGGCTTTGACACAGCTATGAAGCGTGGTAAAAGACTAATGTCTGTAGACAAGGCAAATGTATTAGAAAGTTCAAGATTTTGGAGGCAGGTGGTAGAAGAGGTTGCAAAGGAATATCCTGAGGTAGCCCTAAGTCACATGTATGTAGACAATGCGGCTATGCAGCTTGTTAGAAATCCTGCACAGTTTGATGTAGTGCTGACAAGCAATATATTTGGAGATATATTGTCTGATGAGGCTTCGATGATTACAGGTTCTATTGGAATGTTGCCATCAGCTAGCCTTGGAGCTACTAAGCTTGGATTATACGAGCCAATTCATGGTTCTGCACCTGATATTGCAGGTCAGGATAAAGCAAATCCAATAGCTACTATACTTTCTGTAGCAATGATGCTCAGATATTCTTTTGATTTACCTGAGGAAGCAGGTGCTATAGAAAAAGCAGTAGTTAGTGTACTTGACAACGGCTATAGAACGGTTGACATAGCATCAGCAGGAACTACTGTTGTGGGCACTAAGGAAATGGGAAGAGTTATTAGAGAAGCGATAAAATAA
- a CDS encoding efflux RND transporter permease subunit, translated as MDMKMKAHEKSKDAVDIIINHRKTIGVIFGILVVLSIICSPFVKVNYDLTEYLPSSVQSKQGIEIMENEFGYPGSARVMIDDVTLYEAKQYKDKIAAVEGVDIVTWADTTTDIYQSREFIDNKNLEDYYKDGHSVMNIIFHEGDSSSVTSEAIDKIKEIVGDKGHYMGSAIQNKSLNENLSKEVKSVAVIAVIVILVILILTTTSWLEPILFLLVMGIAIIVNMGTNIFMGEISFLTQSVSAILQLAVAMDYSIFLMHSFTNARAQGEEPSKAITTALRHSAKSVIFCGLATTIGFVALTLMKFSIGFDMGVCLAKGIVISVLTVLLLMPAFILKFSNVIEKTAHRPFMPPFNKFAKGAYKIRYGVLVLAIILAIPSFIAKDMNSFTFGNSSVGSSEGTIVYQDEQAIKDQFGRSNLLMVLIPNTSFIKEKQLSQEIEALSYTTSVTSLANTVPEGIPISILPKSVTSMLHTDNYARMLIYINTKDESDLAFKCSDEIQSIVKKYYPENSYLIGATPCTQEIKSTIITDYNFVDKLSLLGVALVVMIAFRSLLLALLVLLPIESAIFINMAFPYLVGDTMVYMGYIIVSCVQLAATVDYAILMANNYLNSRSNLDKKEATIEAIAETTPPVLTSGMILSCGGFILYRTSSITAIAGMGQLISRGALLGIAVVVLMLPALLTLFDKPIIKHINKANKRSERRLQRLNERRERIRNRIKQDETIAD; from the coding sequence ATGGACATGAAAATGAAAGCACATGAAAAGTCAAAAGACGCTGTAGATATAATTATTAATCATAGGAAAACTATTGGAGTGATTTTTGGTATTCTTGTGGTGTTAAGTATTATTTGCAGTCCATTTGTTAAAGTAAATTATGATTTGACTGAATACCTTCCAAGTTCAGTGCAGTCAAAGCAAGGTATAGAAATTATGGAGAATGAGTTTGGATACCCTGGCTCTGCACGAGTTATGATTGATGATGTCACGCTGTATGAAGCAAAGCAATATAAAGATAAAATAGCAGCAGTGGAAGGCGTTGACATAGTAACTTGGGCAGATACAACAACCGACATATATCAGTCAAGAGAGTTCATAGATAACAAGAATCTTGAGGACTATTATAAAGACGGACACTCTGTTATGAACATCATTTTTCACGAAGGTGACTCAAGCTCAGTTACATCAGAGGCAATTGACAAAATAAAAGAAATAGTTGGAGATAAAGGACACTATATGGGTTCTGCCATACAGAACAAATCCTTGAACGAAAACTTAAGTAAAGAAGTAAAAAGTGTTGCAGTAATTGCTGTTATTGTAATTTTAGTAATTCTAATATTGACTACAACCTCATGGCTTGAACCTATTCTGTTTTTACTAGTCATGGGAATTGCAATAATTGTTAATATGGGTACTAATATTTTCATGGGTGAAATTTCGTTTTTGACCCAAAGTGTATCTGCCATATTACAGTTAGCGGTTGCAATGGATTATTCTATTTTCTTAATGCATTCCTTTACTAATGCAAGAGCTCAGGGTGAAGAGCCATCTAAGGCTATTACCACTGCATTAAGACATTCGGCAAAATCAGTTATATTCTGTGGCTTAGCAACAACAATAGGATTTGTTGCACTTACGCTAATGAAATTCTCAATAGGATTCGATATGGGAGTTTGCTTAGCTAAGGGTATAGTAATAAGTGTGTTAACTGTTTTATTGTTAATGCCAGCATTTATTCTTAAATTCTCAAATGTTATTGAAAAGACAGCACATAGACCATTTATGCCTCCCTTTAACAAGTTTGCAAAGGGTGCTTATAAAATTAGATATGGTGTTTTAGTACTTGCAATTATTTTGGCTATTCCAAGCTTTATAGCAAAGGATATGAACAGCTTCACTTTTGGTAATAGCTCTGTTGGTTCTAGTGAGGGAACAATAGTTTATCAAGATGAACAGGCTATAAAAGATCAGTTTGGAAGAAGTAATTTGCTAATGGTATTAATTCCTAATACCTCATTTATAAAGGAGAAGCAGCTATCACAAGAAATAGAGGCTTTGAGTTATACAACCAGTGTCACTTCACTTGCAAACACAGTTCCAGAGGGCATACCAATAAGTATTTTACCAAAGAGTGTTACAAGTATGCTTCACACAGATAATTATGCAAGAATGCTAATTTATATAAATACAAAAGATGAAAGCGATTTGGCATTTAAGTGCTCAGATGAAATTCAATCAATTGTTAAGAAATATTATCCTGAGAACTCATATTTAATAGGGGCTACACCTTGTACACAAGAAATTAAGAGCACAATTATTACAGACTATAACTTTGTCGATAAACTTTCCTTGTTAGGTGTTGCACTTGTAGTTATGATTGCTTTTAGATCACTGTTACTTGCATTACTGGTACTGCTGCCTATAGAATCTGCTATTTTTATAAACATGGCATTCCCATATTTGGTAGGAGACACTATGGTTTATATGGGATATATAATTGTAAGCTGCGTACAACTTGCTGCCACAGTAGACTATGCTATTTTAATGGCTAATAATTATCTGAATAGTAGGTCAAATTTGGATAAGAAAGAAGCAACCATTGAAGCAATTGCTGAAACAACACCACCGGTTTTAACGTCTGGCATGATTCTCTCTTGTGGTGGCTTTATTCTATACCGTACATCATCAATAACAGCCATTGCAGGTATGGGGCAATTAATTTCACGAGGAGCATTACTGGGAATAGCAGTTGTTGTTTTGATGCTCCCTGCATTGTTGACTCTCTTTGATAAACCAATAATAAAACATATAAATAAAGCTAATAAAAGGTCAGAAAGACGTTTGCAACGACTAAATGAAAGAAGAGAACGAATTAGAAATAGAATAAAACAAGATGAAACTATTGCAGATTAG
- a CDS encoding response regulator transcription factor produces MEKILIVDDDKTIAELISDALEDENFQTVICGDGLEALKLIEQNNNFDVIILDIMMPNMNGIELCKKIRDIVTCPILFVTAKSRTLDAMLGFEMGGDDYIFKPFVVEELVARVKAHIRRDKRHERIQNNESLIIGDIEIRRDNFETYKAGKPIALSTREFQLLQFLMENVGHVLTREQIFNSVWGIDYGDIGTVNVNIKNLREKIDVNNEYIKTIWGVGYKFIRPQMRD; encoded by the coding sequence ATGGAAAAAATATTAATTGTAGATGATGATAAAACTATTGCAGAGTTAATTTCAGATGCATTAGAAGACGAAAATTTTCAAACAGTTATCTGTGGAGACGGCTTAGAAGCATTAAAATTGATTGAGCAAAACAATAATTTTGATGTTATTATACTGGACATTATGATGCCTAATATGAATGGAATTGAGCTTTGTAAGAAAATACGAGATATAGTTACATGCCCAATTCTATTTGTAACAGCGAAAAGCCGCACATTAGATGCAATGCTTGGCTTTGAAATGGGTGGAGATGATTATATCTTTAAGCCTTTTGTGGTTGAAGAACTTGTTGCGAGAGTTAAGGCTCATATTCGCAGAGATAAAAGGCATGAAAGGATTCAGAATAATGAAAGTCTTATTATTGGAGACATTGAAATAAGGCGAGATAACTTTGAAACATATAAAGCTGGTAAGCCAATAGCGCTTTCTACCAGAGAATTTCAGTTATTGCAGTTTTTGATGGAAAATGTAGGGCATGTTTTAACAAGGGAGCAAATATTCAATTCAGTGTGGGGAATTGATTATGGCGATATTGGAACAGTTAACGTCAATATAAAAAACCTAAGGGAAAAGATAGATGTTAATAATGAATATATAAAAACTATTTGGGGAGTAGGATATAAATTCATAAGGCCCCAGATGAGAGATTGA